A part of Magnetospirillum sp. genomic DNA contains:
- a CDS encoding ATP-dependent helicase: MRLIRPEDWRPSGINDLEPAAWNALRHAGSACVVAGPGAGKTEFLAQRADYLLETDLCRAPHRVLAISFKTDAANNLASRVRQRCPPEYANRFVSVTFDAFTKSLVDRFLNAIPADWRPTRPYEIAFPKRKAVERFLTLARLSAPSEWQAEIAGYSASDFEAKIVGSYRLPMGPIAPQNAGEFTIARWWATQLPPGQPSLLTFVGINRLAELLLRVNPHIRRALVATYPFVFVDEFQDTTYAQYDFLHSAFSGGQTIITGVGDDKQRIMVFAGARQDAFQRLQADFGGERFPLLFNFRSSPDLVAIQYIVARALDPNTVATVAQTVRQVDGDVAQVWSSQTKAAEAAHLAQWIANDMATRARAPRDYALLVKQKSDDYEHELAGAFAAQGLRIRNESHTLGKTSLQDLLSDDLSRLAIAIFRLGATRRAPAAWQLVSSSVLSLRATGPEDDARAAKVEAELSAFLTALRTDMAATAPSRQSAADFVRRVFEYLDLGAIARTYAEYGVGDLLQIILEAFCIHFFASADGAPNWTACLDAFEGVNQIPMMTVHKSKGLEYDTIIFVGLDDRAWWAHTPGDPEGVAAFFVALSRAKQRAIFAFCQQRGQRNNVAELYQLLTEAGVPEIEI; encoded by the coding sequence ATGCGCCTTATTCGGCCAGAGGACTGGCGCCCGAGCGGCATTAACGATCTCGAACCGGCGGCGTGGAACGCCCTGCGCCACGCCGGCTCAGCGTGTGTGGTCGCAGGCCCCGGCGCCGGCAAGACCGAGTTTCTGGCCCAACGCGCCGACTATTTGCTTGAGACGGACCTCTGCCGAGCGCCGCACCGCGTGCTGGCGATTTCATTCAAAACAGATGCAGCCAACAATCTCGCGTCGCGCGTCCGCCAGCGATGTCCGCCAGAGTACGCCAACCGGTTCGTTTCGGTCACTTTCGACGCCTTCACCAAGAGCCTGGTCGATCGCTTTCTCAACGCCATCCCCGCTGACTGGCGCCCGACCCGGCCCTACGAAATTGCCTTCCCAAAGCGCAAGGCAGTAGAACGCTTCCTGACGCTCGCCCGCCTCAGCGCGCCGTCGGAATGGCAGGCTGAAATCGCCGGCTACAGTGCGAGCGACTTTGAAGCCAAGATTGTCGGCAGCTACCGCCTGCCGATGGGGCCTATCGCGCCCCAAAACGCCGGCGAGTTCACCATCGCCCGCTGGTGGGCGACGCAACTTCCTCCAGGACAGCCTTCTTTACTCACCTTCGTCGGCATCAACCGGCTCGCGGAGCTGCTACTCCGGGTCAATCCCCACATCCGCCGGGCGCTCGTCGCAACCTATCCCTTCGTGTTCGTCGACGAATTTCAGGACACGACCTACGCGCAATACGACTTCCTGCATTCTGCGTTCTCTGGCGGGCAAACCATCATCACCGGCGTAGGCGACGACAAGCAGCGGATCATGGTCTTCGCCGGCGCGCGTCAGGACGCCTTTCAGCGGCTGCAGGCCGATTTCGGCGGAGAAAGGTTCCCCCTCCTCTTTAACTTCCGTTCCTCACCGGACCTAGTCGCGATTCAGTACATCGTCGCGCGCGCTCTCGATCCGAACACCGTCGCCACGGTCGCTCAGACCGTCCGACAGGTTGATGGCGACGTGGCTCAGGTTTGGTCCAGCCAGACCAAGGCGGCGGAAGCCGCCCACTTGGCGCAATGGATCGCCAACGACATGGCCACCCGCGCCCGCGCGCCGCGCGACTACGCGCTCCTCGTGAAACAGAAGTCCGACGATTATGAGCACGAGCTCGCTGGAGCCTTCGCCGCTCAGGGTTTGCGGATCCGCAACGAGAGCCATACCCTTGGCAAAACCTCGCTTCAGGATTTGCTTTCCGACGACTTAAGCCGGCTCGCGATTGCGATCTTCCGCCTGGGCGCGACACGCCGCGCGCCGGCCGCATGGCAGCTGGTTTCGTCATCTGTCCTGTCGCTGCGCGCTACCGGACCTGAAGATGATGCGCGCGCGGCCAAGGTCGAGGCAGAACTAAGCGCATTTCTCACGGCCTTGCGCACAGACATGGCGGCCACCGCCCCGTCGAGGCAAAGCGCTGCCGATTTCGTCAGACGGGTTTTCGAATATCTGGATCTTGGAGCGATCGCCCGAACCTATGCCGAATATGGCGTTGGCGACCTGCTTCAGATCATCCTCGAAGCTTTTTGCATCCACTTCTTCGCTTCGGCCGATGGTGCCCCGAACTGGACGGCCTGCCTAGATGCGTTCGAGGGTGTTAATCAAATTCCGATGATGACCGTCCACAAGAGCAAGGGCCTCGAATACGACACCATCATCTTCGTCGGCCTCGACGACCGTGCTTGGTGGGCCCACACCCCCGGCGATCCCGAAGGCGTTGCCGCATTTTTCGTCGCCCTTTCGCGGGCGAAACAGCGCGCGATCTTTGCCTTCTGCCAACAACGCGGCCAGCGAAACAACGTGGCTGAACTCTATCAGCTGCTCACCGAAGCCGGGGTGCCGGAGATCGAAATATAA
- a CDS encoding site-specific DNA-methyltransferase has translation MPAPPLYIQEKVHPKVLIDDLLRQSKARKKEAAPAAPDLFADFNGLPDKEAATEFYQHDAHWTNRLIVGDSLQVMASLAEREGLRGQVQCIYFDPPYGIKFNSNFQWSTTSRDVKDGSKDHISREPEQVRAFRDTWRDGIHSYLSYLRDRLTVARDLLSDSGSIFVQIGDENVHRVRAVMDEVFGEDNLISQIQFKKTGYSSSDYLSNVFDTILWYGRNRSSIKYRPAYAFRGLAECDPAFFDTIEISPGVRRQLTRDEKEDLRTIPTDARLLARNPLVSPGVSATSSSPIEFQGKSYPCPPNAHWKTTPERLKTLVKADRLIEKGRVLRMVRYLEDNQLMPRTNLWTDTGTGGFVGDERVYVVQTDQRAIARCILMTTDPGDLVLDPTCGSGTTAYVAEQWGRRWITIDTSRVAAALARSRIMGARYPFYLLADSPEGQKKEAEVTRTAPKQAATHGNIRHGFVYERVPHITLKSIANNAEIDVIWDKWQLVLEPLRTQLNAALAKKWEEWEIPREADAKWPAKAKDAHAKWWEARIGRQKEIDASIAAKAEFEYLYDRPYADDARVRVAGPFTVESLSPHRVLAVDEDDGLFDEGAAATARQAGAGGSQEGPEFTRVVLDNLQKAGVQQAHKEGKIAFTSLQGWPGGDYICAEGRYLEGDKERRAGIFIGPEFGTVARQDLVMAAREAADAGFDMLIACAFNYDAHSSEFEKLGRIPVLKARMHPDLHMAGELKNTGAGNLFVVFGEPDIVFHDRPGNELAVEIRGVDIFRPQTGKVETSEADELALWMVDTDYNGESFFVRHAYFLGANDPYKALKTTLKAEIDKEAWDSLHSAVSRPFAKPKSGRIAVKVINHLGDEVMKVYGVK, from the coding sequence GTGCCCGCCCCGCCGCTCTACATCCAGGAGAAGGTCCACCCGAAGGTCCTGATCGACGATCTGCTGCGCCAAAGCAAAGCGCGCAAGAAGGAAGCCGCCCCCGCAGCCCCCGACCTGTTCGCCGATTTCAACGGCCTGCCCGACAAAGAGGCCGCGACCGAGTTCTACCAGCACGACGCACATTGGACGAACCGGCTGATCGTCGGCGATTCGCTGCAGGTGATGGCGAGCCTTGCCGAGCGCGAAGGATTGCGCGGGCAAGTGCAGTGCATCTATTTCGATCCGCCTTACGGCATCAAATTCAATTCGAATTTCCAATGGTCGACGACCAGTCGCGACGTGAAAGACGGCAGCAAAGACCATATCAGCCGCGAGCCCGAACAGGTCCGGGCCTTTCGCGACACTTGGCGCGACGGCATCCACTCGTATCTGTCTTATCTACGCGACCGTTTGACGGTCGCGCGCGATCTTCTGTCCGACAGCGGCTCGATCTTCGTCCAGATTGGGGACGAGAATGTGCATCGCGTTCGAGCGGTAATGGATGAGGTGTTTGGCGAAGATAACCTAATAAGTCAGATTCAATTCAAGAAGACAGGTTATTCGTCTTCCGATTATCTATCGAATGTATTCGATACAATTCTTTGGTATGGCCGAAATCGCTCCAGCATTAAGTATCGCCCAGCATATGCCTTTCGCGGTTTAGCGGAATGCGATCCAGCCTTTTTCGATACGATAGAAATTTCCCCTGGGGTGCGTCGTCAACTCACTCGGGACGAAAAAGAAGACCTACGAACGATTCCGACAGACGCGCGTTTGTTGGCTCGAAATCCGTTAGTTTCGCCGGGTGTTTCAGCGACATCATCTTCGCCGATCGAGTTCCAAGGAAAATCTTATCCTTGTCCGCCAAATGCGCACTGGAAGACGACTCCCGAACGACTGAAGACCCTAGTTAAAGCCGATCGATTAATCGAAAAAGGCCGGGTACTGCGTATGGTTCGGTATCTCGAAGACAATCAACTAATGCCACGTACGAATCTCTGGACCGATACTGGAACTGGAGGCTTCGTCGGTGATGAAAGAGTCTATGTGGTACAAACTGACCAGCGTGCGATTGCAAGATGTATTTTAATGACCACCGATCCCGGCGACCTCGTACTCGATCCGACTTGCGGTTCGGGTACTACGGCTTATGTCGCCGAGCAATGGGGGCGACGCTGGATCACGATCGACACGTCGCGTGTTGCTGCCGCTTTGGCGCGTTCGCGCATTATGGGCGCGCGTTATCCCTTCTACCTGCTGGCGGACTCGCCTGAGGGCCAGAAGAAGGAAGCCGAGGTTACGCGCACCGCACCCAAGCAGGCGGCGACGCACGGCAATATCCGGCACGGGTTTGTGTATGAACGCGTGCCGCATATCACGCTCAAATCCATTGCCAACAACGCCGAAATCGATGTGATTTGGGACAAGTGGCAGCTCGTACTCGAGCCGCTGCGCACGCAGTTGAATGCGGCCCTCGCCAAAAAATGGGAAGAATGGGAAATCCCGCGCGAGGCGGATGCGAAATGGCCCGCCAAGGCCAAAGACGCGCATGCGAAATGGTGGGAAGCGCGCATCGGCCGCCAGAAGGAAATCGACGCGTCGATCGCAGCCAAGGCCGAGTTCGAATATCTCTACGACCGGCCTTACGCCGACGATGCGCGCGTGCGCGTGGCAGGGCCGTTTACGGTCGAAAGCCTGTCGCCGCATCGCGTGTTGGCGGTGGACGAGGACGACGGGCTGTTCGACGAAGGGGCGGCGGCAACTGCGCGGCAGGCTGGCGCGGGCGGCAGCCAAGAGGGGCCGGAATTCACGCGCGTGGTGCTCGACAATCTGCAGAAGGCCGGCGTCCAGCAGGCGCACAAGGAAGGCAAGATTGCCTTCACGTCGCTGCAGGGTTGGCCGGGCGGGGACTATATTTGCGCCGAGGGCCGCTATCTGGAGGGCGACAAGGAGCGCCGGGCGGGCATTTTCATCGGGCCGGAATTCGGCACGGTCGCGCGCCAGGATCTGGTGATGGCTGCGCGCGAAGCGGCCGATGCCGGTTTCGACATGCTGATTGCCTGCGCCTTTAACTACGACGCCCATTCGTCCGAGTTCGAGAAACTCGGGCGCATTCCGGTATTGAAGGCGCGCATGCATCCCGATCTGCACATGGCGGGCGAGCTCAAGAACACCGGGGCCGGCAATCTATTCGTGGTGTTCGGCGAGCCGGATATCGTATTCCACGACCGGCCCGGCAACGAGCTGGCCGTCGAGATTCGCGGGGTCGATATCTTCCGGCCGCAGACCGGCAAGGTCGAAACCTCGGAAGCCGACGAGCTGGCGCTCTGGATGGTCGATACGGACTACAACGGCGAAAGCTTCTTCGTGCGCCACGCCTATTTCCTGGGGGCCAACGACCCCTACAAGGCGCTCAAGACCACGCTGAAGGCCGAAATCGACAAGGAGGCCTGGGACAGCCTGCACAGTGCTGTCTCGCGCCCCTTCGCAAAGCCCAAATCGGGCCGTATCGCCGTCAAGGTCATCAACCATCTCGGCGACGAGGTCATGAAGGTCTATGGCGTGAAGTGA
- a CDS encoding DEAD/DEAH box helicase family protein, which produces MTDDFFSQPIVNSPYARPVYHWQLDETGQPTNTKIAARRKSELISPVPAAKKQKSKSQAEMTLGDADGLSTAEQAYNPLPIINEIRQFVDDWRALPNPNQWQVTPETARLLQHWRSHEFNGVRPFFCQIEAVETAIWLTEVAPKGGARTAKFWAHVKGANAEANPKLLRLALKLATGAGKTTVMSMLIAWQTVNAVRHPTSKLFSRGFLVVAPGITIRDRLRVLLPNDPESYYKNREIVPGDMLPDIARAKIVVTNYHAFKLRERIELSKTGRALLQGHGSALETLESEGQMLQRVMPELMGLKHIVVLNDEAHHCYREKPSDRKGLKAEDKLEAEKNNEAARLWISGLEAVGAKLGIRGVFDLSATPFFLRGSGYAEGTLFPWTVSDFSLMDAIECGIVKLPRIPVADNITGEELPIYRNLWEHIGKDLPKKGRDKSGSKYDPSKLPTVLLTALDALYGHYEKVFKSWQDKKIEVPPVFIVVCQNTSISELIYEYMSGYWRPAPGEAGTFTPGHFDLFANYAADGARMARPNTLLIDSEQLESGEALDGSFREAASDEIDRFRRDIIERTGDQHAADNISDQDLLREVMNTVGKKGRLGESIRCVVSVSMLTEGWDANTVTHILGVRAFGTQLLCEQVVGRALRRQSYVLNAEEKFNVEYADILGIPFHFAGKPVVVAPQETQKSTRVHAVRPDRDALEIRFPRVEGYRVELPEERLTATFSKDSTLRLTPELVGPAQVKVQGIVGEGINLTLEHLDDVRPATVLFHLAKHLLYEKFRDPGEQPKLHLFGQLKRIAREWFDGGYLVCEGGTKPGQLLYRQIADRACEKIMAAITISHADSKPVRAILDPYNPTGSTNFVNFTTTKDTFWTTGHNRCHLNLVVCDGDWEAELCNVVEDHPKVLAYAKNQNLGFEVPYVMGGVPRRYIPDFIVKIDDGHADPLHLIIEVKGYRGEDAKEKANTMKAYWVPGVNNLGSYGRWAFAEFTAVYKIREEFAALVASLAPALAPAE; this is translated from the coding sequence ATGACGGACGATTTCTTCAGTCAGCCTATCGTCAATTCGCCCTATGCTCGCCCCGTCTACCATTGGCAGCTCGACGAGACGGGCCAGCCGACCAACACAAAAATCGCCGCCCGCCGCAAATCCGAGCTGATATCGCCGGTTCCGGCCGCGAAAAAGCAGAAGAGCAAAAGCCAAGCGGAGATGACGCTGGGCGATGCCGACGGCCTGTCGACCGCCGAGCAAGCGTATAATCCGCTTCCGATCATCAACGAGATCCGCCAGTTCGTGGACGATTGGCGTGCACTTCCCAACCCGAACCAGTGGCAGGTAACGCCGGAGACGGCGCGCCTGCTGCAGCATTGGCGTAGCCACGAATTCAACGGCGTGCGGCCATTTTTCTGCCAAATCGAAGCCGTCGAAACCGCAATCTGGCTGACCGAAGTCGCCCCCAAAGGCGGGGCTCGGACCGCCAAGTTCTGGGCGCATGTGAAGGGTGCAAACGCCGAAGCCAATCCCAAGCTGCTGCGGCTGGCGCTGAAGCTCGCGACCGGTGCCGGCAAAACCACCGTCATGTCGATGCTGATTGCATGGCAGACGGTCAATGCCGTGCGCCACCCGACCAGCAAGCTGTTTTCGCGCGGCTTTCTTGTCGTGGCCCCCGGCATCACGATCCGCGACCGGTTGCGTGTGCTGCTGCCCAACGACCCCGAGAGCTACTACAAAAACCGCGAGATCGTGCCCGGCGACATGCTGCCCGACATCGCGCGGGCAAAAATCGTCGTCACGAACTATCACGCTTTCAAACTGCGCGAGCGCATCGAGCTCTCGAAAACCGGCCGCGCTTTGCTGCAGGGCCACGGGTCGGCACTCGAAACGCTGGAGAGCGAAGGCCAGATGCTCCAGCGCGTGATGCCCGAACTCATGGGCCTCAAGCATATCGTTGTGCTCAACGACGAAGCCCACCATTGCTACCGCGAAAAGCCGAGCGACAGAAAAGGCTTGAAAGCCGAAGACAAGCTTGAGGCCGAGAAGAACAACGAGGCCGCGCGCCTTTGGATCTCAGGCCTCGAAGCCGTCGGCGCCAAACTCGGCATTCGCGGCGTGTTCGATCTTTCGGCAACCCCGTTCTTCCTGCGTGGCTCGGGCTACGCGGAAGGCACCTTGTTCCCGTGGACCGTCAGCGACTTCTCGCTGATGGACGCGATCGAATGCGGCATCGTGAAGCTGCCGCGCATTCCTGTCGCCGACAACATCACGGGCGAGGAACTGCCGATCTACCGGAATCTCTGGGAGCATATCGGCAAGGACCTACCCAAAAAGGGCCGCGACAAGAGCGGCAGCAAATACGACCCCAGCAAACTGCCAACCGTGCTGCTGACCGCCCTCGATGCGCTCTACGGCCACTACGAAAAAGTCTTCAAAAGCTGGCAGGACAAGAAAATCGAGGTACCACCGGTTTTCATCGTCGTGTGCCAGAACACGTCGATTTCGGAGCTGATCTACGAATACATGTCCGGCTATTGGCGCCCCGCACCGGGCGAGGCCGGCACATTCACGCCAGGGCATTTCGATCTCTTCGCCAACTATGCCGCCGACGGCGCGCGGATGGCGCGCCCCAATACGCTGCTGATCGACAGCGAACAGCTCGAATCCGGCGAAGCTTTGGATGGCAGTTTCCGCGAAGCCGCAAGCGACGAAATCGACCGCTTCCGGCGCGACATCATCGAGCGCACCGGCGACCAGCACGCCGCCGACAATATTTCCGACCAGGACCTTCTGCGCGAAGTGATGAACACGGTCGGCAAAAAAGGCCGCTTGGGCGAATCGATCCGTTGCGTCGTCTCGGTCTCGATGCTGACCGAGGGGTGGGATGCCAACACGGTCACGCATATTCTGGGCGTGCGCGCCTTCGGCACGCAGCTTTTGTGCGAACAGGTCGTCGGCCGCGCCCTGCGTCGCCAATCCTACGTGTTGAACGCCGAAGAAAAATTCAATGTCGAATATGCCGACATTCTCGGCATCCCGTTCCATTTCGCCGGCAAGCCGGTCGTGGTGGCACCGCAAGAAACGCAGAAATCGACGCGCGTGCATGCCGTGCGGCCGGATCGCGACGCGCTGGAAATCCGCTTTCCGCGCGTCGAAGGTTATCGCGTGGAACTGCCCGAAGAGCGCCTGACCGCGACTTTCTCGAAGGACTCGACCTTGCGCTTGACGCCCGAACTTGTTGGCCCGGCGCAGGTGAAGGTGCAGGGCATTGTCGGCGAGGGCATCAACCTGACGCTCGAACATCTCGACGATGTGCGGCCTGCAACGGTGCTGTTCCATCTGGCTAAACACTTGCTCTATGAAAAATTCCGCGATCCGGGCGAGCAGCCCAAGCTGCATCTGTTCGGCCAGCTCAAGCGCATCGCGCGCGAATGGTTCGACGGCGGCTATCTGGTGTGCGAGGGCGGCACCAAGCCAGGCCAGTTGCTCTATCGCCAGATCGCCGACCGCGCGTGCGAGAAGATCATGGCGGCGATCACGATCTCGCACGCCGACTCGAAGCCCGTGCGCGCGATCCTCGATCCCTACAATCCGACGGGATCGACGAATTTCGTCAATTTCACGACGACCAAAGATACGTTCTGGACGACCGGGCATAATCGCTGCCACTTAAATCTCGTCGTCTGCGACGGCGACTGGGAAGCCGAGCTCTGCAACGTAGTCGAGGACCATCCCAAGGTTCTGGCTTACGCGAAGAACCAGAATCTCGGCTTCGAGGTGCCCTATGTGATGGGCGGCGTGCCGCGCCGCTACATCCCCGACTTCATCGTCAAAATCGACGACGGGCACGCCGACCCGCTCCATCTAATCATCGAAGTGAAGGGCTATCGCGGCGAAGACGCCAAAGAGAAAGCCAACACGATGAAGGCCTATTGGGTTCCGGGCGTGAATAATCTCGGCAGCTACGGCCGCTGGGCATTCGCCGAATTTACGGCTGTCTACAAAATACGCGAGGAGTTCGCAGCACTCGTCGCAAGCCTTGCGCCCGCTTTGGCGCCAGCCGAATAG
- a CDS encoding MobA/MobL family protein gives MDHFDEDFWKKHRPGRLDEGDQEVKLLLGGRHGVPPPVLLRMARRFAIRHQQPIAQVSQDVRAKYAAVDSAPPGTNIQPVHFRQSRVSAPRTWSLPNSVKERSSVAIFPIGRDVEIVKEAGAKYCDRHHVWTIASNSKFLTTPKGRSLSTPAAAMARERWRNGSGAAKSKYTAVDHQVYIERHTRNGERRQREIIHDSMGPILLGSIGATLEQRKLFWRKIADSEARIDATLQLRIIAELPYDLPPERIRNLLTEFGEVFDSKQLGWFAAVHQPNTAAGGDKRNIHVHIVYFDRPIIGWKPQGSAPDSTLEPDFAERKNRDCAGAQWIRSLREAYVNAVNRALVEHYAKHPQEFQRLYHPGSYSDIGILQKCRQRHLGQTATALERRGIPSKTGLYNIRSTLTEIEARESRCLDRLTELYAKLNRVSKKLQVASTARHATPIEIQRLSELLASQSAAIENLLVDIDKKAGSVILASYAEIDPLHYAGTQELLSRALQGDGLNAEKTPPPTYAELLIRYLDSLGHHSAARTLIDELVKLEKVENIDEIIRQRRILTSLRLPVLRALESSIDELESLLSDLLKTNQDLRKALERDTARSNRQQDLYPTISTSRDRVRAIDAPANNTNGINNAKDAPESDTIASGLARESAKLQSEDISKSNVASAIQRLLNSNSGYTRAKISEKDLKRFSVIELKQLYNNRARALEASERPAEHESLRYELHLIRREIDQKDLSRAILKDPEVINPKDTDVQQEPLRKPKRDTWDR, from the coding sequence ATGGACCATTTCGACGAGGACTTCTGGAAAAAACACCGCCCTGGACGCCTGGACGAAGGCGATCAAGAGGTCAAACTTCTTCTCGGAGGAAGACATGGCGTTCCACCCCCGGTCCTCCTGCGGATGGCGCGCCGCTTCGCGATTCGCCATCAGCAACCGATCGCGCAAGTTTCTCAGGATGTCCGGGCCAAATACGCGGCCGTCGATAGTGCACCCCCCGGAACCAACATTCAGCCAGTGCACTTTCGGCAATCGCGGGTTTCCGCACCCCGCACTTGGAGCCTTCCAAATTCGGTAAAGGAGCGATCAAGTGTCGCCATATTTCCGATCGGAAGAGACGTCGAAATCGTAAAGGAGGCCGGTGCAAAATACTGCGACCGCCACCATGTCTGGACGATTGCATCGAATAGCAAATTCTTGACCACCCCGAAGGGGCGAAGTCTATCAACTCCCGCTGCCGCTATGGCCCGTGAGCGCTGGCGGAACGGGTCCGGCGCAGCAAAAAGCAAATATACCGCTGTCGACCACCAAGTTTATATCGAGCGACACACGCGCAATGGTGAGCGGCGCCAACGGGAAATCATACATGATAGCATGGGGCCAATTCTGCTCGGCTCGATCGGCGCCACGCTTGAGCAGCGCAAACTTTTTTGGCGAAAAATTGCCGATAGCGAGGCGAGAATCGATGCGACTCTTCAGCTAAGAATTATCGCTGAGCTGCCCTACGATCTCCCGCCAGAGAGAATCCGAAATTTGCTGACGGAATTTGGCGAAGTTTTTGACTCAAAACAGCTCGGATGGTTTGCGGCCGTTCACCAACCAAACACAGCTGCAGGAGGCGACAAGAGAAACATCCATGTGCATATCGTTTATTTCGATAGGCCCATCATTGGCTGGAAGCCGCAAGGATCGGCGCCAGACTCAACTCTTGAACCGGATTTCGCGGAAAGAAAGAACCGAGATTGTGCGGGCGCGCAATGGATACGTTCTCTCCGAGAAGCGTACGTCAACGCCGTCAACCGCGCGCTCGTCGAACACTACGCCAAGCATCCTCAGGAATTCCAAAGACTGTATCATCCTGGATCGTACTCGGACATTGGCATCTTGCAAAAATGCCGGCAACGGCACCTGGGGCAGACGGCGACCGCGCTAGAACGCAGAGGCATCCCTAGCAAAACAGGGCTCTATAACATTCGCAGCACTCTCACCGAGATTGAGGCTCGCGAATCTAGATGCCTTGATCGATTGACCGAGCTTTACGCAAAACTCAACCGAGTCTCAAAAAAGCTACAGGTTGCCTCGACTGCACGCCATGCGACGCCAATTGAGATTCAGCGGCTGTCGGAGTTGTTAGCGTCACAGTCAGCGGCAATCGAAAATTTGCTTGTGGATATCGACAAGAAGGCAGGCAGTGTCATACTCGCGAGCTATGCGGAGATTGACCCACTGCACTACGCTGGAACACAAGAATTGCTATCTCGTGCTTTGCAGGGTGATGGGCTCAATGCCGAAAAGACCCCGCCTCCAACCTATGCTGAACTACTGATCCGCTACCTTGACTCATTGGGCCACCATAGTGCGGCGCGAACGTTGATCGACGAATTGGTCAAGCTTGAAAAAGTCGAAAACATAGACGAGATAATTCGGCAACGACGCATCCTGACATCGCTTCGATTGCCGGTGCTGCGTGCTCTCGAATCGTCGATCGATGAACTCGAATCACTATTGAGCGATTTGCTGAAGACAAACCAAGATTTGCGGAAAGCACTCGAACGCGACACGGCCAGATCAAATCGACAGCAAGATCTATATCCGACGATTAGCACGTCACGTGATCGTGTTCGGGCAATTGACGCGCCCGCCAATAACACCAACGGGATTAACAATGCAAAAGATGCCCCTGAGAGCGATACGATCGCGTCTGGCCTAGCTCGCGAAAGCGCCAAACTGCAGTCAGAAGATATCTCCAAGTCTAACGTTGCTTCGGCAATCCAGCGTCTCCTCAATTCGAACTCGGGGTACACAAGGGCCAAGATTTCTGAAAAGGACCTAAAGCGATTTTCCGTGATCGAATTGAAGCAGCTGTACAACAACCGAGCCCGTGCTCTGGAAGCAAGCGAGCGACCTGCCGAGCACGAATCCCTTAGGTATGAACTTCACTTGATAAGGCGAGAGATTGACCAGAAAGATCTCAGCCGCGCTATACTGAAGGATCCGGAGGTAATAAACCCAAAGGATACAGATGTGCAGCAAGAGCCGCTGCGCAAGCCTAAGAGGGATACCTGGGATCGTTAA
- a CDS encoding site-specific integrase: MMRGGLKSTKVRGGKLDSFSAREKLPARREPHWRAIEPGFALGYRRSAGKGGTWIARRYTSDGYPRIRYRALGAADDYAPADGTRVLTFAQAQECARAWLVEAARAEAGGVDVTQPYTVGDALDDYLSDYRTRGGRAEKETRQAIDVLIRPVLGSVQLAKLTHSQVKGFRDGLTKTGRRLRTQRGHEQKFKEIDINDPDQLRKRRATANRVFSTLRAALNHAHQCQHISSDSAWAAVKPFENTDAPRIRYLMDDEALRLVNACETSFRAILIAALLTGCRYGELIKMRVSDLNFDNSSIHIPFTKSGKPRDVALTDEGHEFFAQAVTGKVPNALVFLRSNGKPWKAAEQVRPLHVACEVAGIAPMISFHILRHTYASRLVRSGVPMAVIAAQLGHADIRVTSRHYAHLSPSYVADTVRTAFGYMGLNGNDL; the protein is encoded by the coding sequence ATGATGCGTGGCGGTCTCAAAAGTACGAAAGTGCGTGGCGGTAAACTTGACAGCTTTAGCGCGCGTGAAAAGTTGCCCGCACGTCGCGAACCTCACTGGCGCGCAATCGAACCAGGGTTTGCGCTCGGCTACCGACGCAGCGCTGGTAAGGGTGGAACATGGATCGCGCGCCGCTATACATCGGACGGATATCCTCGGATTAGATATCGTGCCCTCGGAGCAGCCGACGATTACGCCCCTGCGGATGGGACTCGTGTTCTGACTTTTGCGCAGGCACAAGAGTGCGCTCGCGCGTGGTTGGTGGAGGCTGCGCGAGCAGAGGCAGGCGGAGTGGACGTAACTCAGCCATATACGGTTGGTGACGCACTCGATGATTACTTAAGTGATTATCGAACACGGGGCGGCCGAGCGGAAAAAGAGACACGGCAAGCGATTGATGTTCTGATCCGGCCGGTTTTGGGATCTGTTCAACTTGCCAAATTGACCCATAGCCAAGTGAAGGGGTTTCGCGACGGGCTCACAAAAACCGGGCGCAGGCTTCGCACGCAGCGGGGGCACGAACAAAAGTTCAAAGAAATTGATATCAACGATCCCGACCAGTTACGCAAACGACGGGCAACAGCAAACCGGGTGTTTTCGACACTCCGCGCAGCATTGAATCACGCCCACCAATGCCAGCACATTTCATCAGATTCCGCATGGGCTGCCGTAAAGCCATTTGAAAACACAGATGCGCCACGGATCCGTTACCTGATGGACGATGAAGCTTTGCGGTTGGTCAATGCATGCGAGACAAGTTTTCGGGCTATTTTAATTGCTGCGCTGCTGACTGGCTGCCGATATGGTGAACTTATAAAGATGCGCGTTTCAGATTTAAACTTCGATAATAGTTCTATCCATATACCTTTCACCAAGAGTGGCAAGCCCCGTGATGTCGCATTAACTGACGAGGGGCACGAATTCTTTGCTCAGGCAGTAACTGGTAAGGTGCCAAATGCGCTGGTGTTTTTGCGGAGCAACGGGAAGCCTTGGAAAGCGGCGGAACAGGTGCGTCCACTGCACGTAGCTTGCGAGGTGGCAGGTATTGCACCGATGATTTCATTTCATATTCTGCGCCATACCTACGCCAGTCGACTTGTGCGTTCTGGCGTGCCCATGGCGGTGATCGCGGCACAATTGGGCCACGCCGATATTCGTGTAACCAGCCGACACTATGCACATCTGTCGCCCAGTTACGTTGCTGATACTGTGCGAACCGCATTTGGATATATGGGTTTAAATGGTAATGATTTATAA